Proteins from one Bacteroides zhangwenhongii genomic window:
- a CDS encoding leucine-rich repeat protein, with the protein MIQIVSNNLAQIIMKKIFFLFVLAMLNLTFYSCKTDTDDLWDSIHQLDERVVALEEMCKQMNGNIGSLQVLVSALQNNNSVTAVIPVKQGDKTIGYTISFAKGDPITIYHGAKGEQGDKGDDGTTPIIGVKRHTDGIYYWTLNGDWLRDNNGKMIKAEGKDGTDGEQGGQGSPGITPQLKIENGYWWVSYGNNSQWIKLDKAILDSGESIFKKVAQDSKYAYFTLKDGTVITIQKYQKLSITFTEGDELKFDANETKTVHYTIKSEGSMNVVKADMLNDDNRYSLHTDIIDDTSGTITITASIPTVNQVIVRVSNAEVTIMAAISLKPSFTENTINVLEAGTLGIWLDGYDKTTITALKITGPLNSDDIATIKGLSQLTILDLENADLEELPSGIFSAENSKLLISIILPKTLKKIGDDAFYNCSGLKGNLEIPSSVISIGRAAFYNCSGLRGELKIPSGVTSIGGSAFSGCSGFTGELTLPPSITSIEAEAFSGCSGFTGELNLPSGITSIEARAFYNCSGLRGELKIPSGVTSIGGSAFSGCSGFTGELTLPSGITSIGGSAFSRCSGFTGELTLPSGITSIGGSAFWGCSGFTGELRIPLGVTSIESGAFSGCSGLKGLVIPPSVTSIGEWAFYKCSGFTGELNIPSGITSIGGSAFSGCSGFTGELNIPSGITSIGGSAFSGCSGFTGELNIPSGITSIEAGAFSGCSGLKGLVIPPSVTSIGRWAFNGCSGFTGDLNLPSGVTSIEDFTFNGCSGFTGDLNLPSGITSIGVSAFNGCSGFTGDLNLPSGVTSIGEGAFDGCSGFTGDLNLPSGVTSIEDFTFNGCSGFTGDLNLPSGITSIGVAAFDGCSGFTGDLNLPSGITSIGVAAFRDCSGFTGKLDIPSSVISIEGSAFDNCKGLSPIYCRASIPPSVGYNSFANTSKLYVPKGCASVYRNTNGWNKFESIVEF; encoded by the coding sequence ATGATTCAGATAGTATCAAACAATTTAGCTCAAATTATTATGAAGAAAATATTCTTTTTGTTCGTGTTAGCAATGCTGAACTTAACGTTCTATAGTTGTAAGACGGATACGGATGATTTATGGGACAGCATTCATCAATTGGATGAAAGAGTTGTTGCTTTGGAAGAGATGTGTAAGCAGATGAATGGGAATATTGGTTCTCTGCAAGTATTGGTAAGTGCTTTGCAAAATAATAATAGTGTTACTGCTGTTATTCCTGTGAAGCAGGGAGATAAGACGATAGGTTATACGATTTCATTTGCTAAAGGTGATCCTATTACTATTTATCATGGTGCTAAAGGTGAGCAAGGTGATAAGGGTGATGATGGTACTACTCCGATTATCGGTGTGAAACGACATACTGATGGTATATATTATTGGACATTAAATGGAGACTGGTTACGAGACAATAACGGTAAAATGATTAAAGCGGAAGGGAAAGATGGTACTGACGGAGAACAAGGAGGACAGGGAAGTCCAGGTATTACTCCGCAATTGAAAATAGAAAATGGCTATTGGTGGGTATCTTATGGAAATAATTCGCAGTGGATAAAGTTGGATAAGGCTATTTTGGACAGTGGAGAAAGTATTTTTAAGAAAGTTGCTCAAGATAGCAAATATGCTTATTTTACTTTGAAAGATGGGACCGTAATAACCATTCAGAAATATCAGAAACTATCTATAACTTTTACTGAAGGCGATGAACTAAAATTTGATGCAAATGAGACGAAAACAGTTCATTACACAATTAAGAGTGAAGGGAGTATGAATGTAGTTAAAGCGGATATGTTGAACGATGATAATCGTTATTCATTACATACTGATATTATAGATGACACTTCTGGTACAATTACGATTACGGCAAGTATTCCTACAGTAAACCAAGTGATAGTGAGGGTATCTAATGCCGAAGTCACTATAATGGCAGCGATTTCATTAAAACCATCTTTTACTGAGAATACAATAAATGTATTGGAAGCCGGAACATTAGGTATTTGGCTGGATGGTTATGATAAGACCACTATTACTGCATTAAAAATAACAGGTCCATTAAATAGTGATGATATCGCTACTATCAAAGGTCTATCCCAACTTACTATATTGGATCTAGAGAATGCCGATTTGGAAGAATTACCATCTGGTATCTTTAGTGCCGAGAATAGTAAACTGCTGATTTCTATTATATTACCAAAAACATTAAAGAAGATAGGAGATGATGCTTTTTATAATTGTAGTGGCCTTAAAGGCAATTTGGAAATACCATCAAGTGTTATTTCGATTGGCAGGGCCGCTTTTTATAACTGTAGTGGTCTTAGAGGAGAGTTGAAAATTCCTTCAGGTGTTACTTCTATTGGAGGTTCTGCTTTTTCTGGTTGTAGTGGCTTTACAGGAGAATTGACGCTACCGCCAAGTATTACTTCTATTGAAGCTGAAGCTTTTTCTGGTTGCAGTGGTTTTACGGGAGAATTGAACCTCCCATCAGGTATCACTTCTATTGAAGCTAGAGCTTTTTATAACTGTAGTGGTCTTAGAGGAGAGTTGAAAATTCCTTCAGGTGTTACTTCTATTGGAGGTTCTGCTTTTTCTGGTTGCAGTGGTTTTACGGGAGAATTGACACTACCTTCAGGTATTACTTCTATTGGAGGTTCTGCTTTTTCTCGTTGCAGTGGTTTTACGGGAGAATTGACACTACCTTCAGGTATTACTTCTATTGGAGGTTCTGCTTTTTGGGGTTGTAGCGGCTTTACGGGAGAGTTGAGAATCCCTTTAGGTGTTACTTCTATTGAATCTGGAGCTTTTTCTGGCTGTAGTGGGCTTAAAGGTTTAGTAATACCACCAAGTGTTACTTCGATTGGTGAATGGGCGTTTTATAAATGTAGTGGTTTTACGGGAGAATTAAATATACCATCAGGTATTACTTCTATTGGAGGTTCTGCTTTTTCTGGTTGTAGTGGTTTTACGGGAGAATTAAATATACCATCAGGTATTACTTCTATTGGAGGTTCTGCTTTTTCTGGTTGTAGTGGTTTTACGGGAGAATTAAATATACCATCAGGTATTACTTCTATTGAAGCTGGAGCTTTTTCTGGCTGTAGTGGGCTTAAAGGTTTAGTAATACCACCAAGTGTTACTTCGATTGGTAGATGGGCCTTTAATGGTTGTAGTGGTTTTACAGGAGATTTGAATCTTCCTTCAGGTGTTACTTCTATTGAAGATTTTACTTTTAATGGTTGCAGTGGCTTTACGGGAGATTTGAATCTTCCGTCAGGTATCACTTCAATTGGGGTGTCTGCCTTTAATGGTTGTAGTGGTTTTACAGGAGATTTGAATCTTCCTTCAGGTGTTACTTCTATAGGAGAAGGTGCTTTTGATGGTTGTAGTGGTTTTACAGGAGATTTGAATCTTCCTTCAGGTGTTACTTCTATTGAAGATTTTACTTTTAATGGTTGTAGTGGTTTTACAGGAGATTTGAATCTTCCGTCAGGTATCACTTCAATTGGGGTGGCTGCCTTTGATGGTTGTAGTGGTTTTACAGGAGATTTGAATCTTCCGTCAGGTATCACTTCAATTGGGGTGGCTGCCTTTAGGGATTGTAGTGGTTTTACAGGAAAATTGGATATACCATCAAGTGTTATTTCGATTGAAGGTTCTGCCTTTGACAATTGTAAGGGTTTATCTCCAATATATTGCAGAGCTTCAATTCCTCCTAGCGTTGGTTATAATAGTTTTGCAAACACATCTAAATTATATGTTCCTAAAGGGTGCGCTAGTGTATATAGGAACACTAATGGATGGAATAAATTTGAAAGTATCGTAGAATTCTAA
- a CDS encoding leucine-rich repeat protein encodes MVKKTAFFFLMIAAFGFFLHSCKTDTDDLWDSVYELDGKISSLEELCKQMNSDINSLQTLAAALQDNNSITSVIPVMQDEKIIGYTISFVKGDPIVIRHGEKGEQGSKGDDGATPVIGIKQYTDGLYYWTLGESWLRDNAGNMIKAEGKNGKPGEEGKTGVTPQLKIEDGYWWVSYGEDSQWIKLDKAIVDNEVTVFEEVTQDDRYVYFTLKDGTVITIQKYQKLSITFAEGSELIFDINETKVIHYTIKSDEDKNVIKTEMLNDDNGYSLYTNVTNSTSGTITITSNIPTTNQVIVSVSDGEVTIMTAISLKRLFQTVNTVEAGTLWDILRRYDYYSITALKVTGPLNSDDILVLNRMRQSLAILDLGDTDLAELPEEAFYGKRTLQSVILPKALKKIGKRAFMDCRGLKGNLVLPLTITDIGDEAFKNCRGLTGELVLPPNITHISSGAFENCLGFTKLTLPPGVTVIGSGAFQGCNGFTGNLILPASVTSIESQAFSDCSSFTGDLVIPSNVISIGNSAFFCCEHLFPVYCKALVPPTIPFNGTCFSNTSQLYIPLNCTEIYSSKDGWKEFGSIQEFRF; translated from the coding sequence ATGGTGAAAAAGACAGCTTTCTTTTTCTTAATGATTGCAGCTTTCGGTTTCTTTCTCCACAGTTGCAAGACTGACACTGATGATTTGTGGGATAGTGTTTACGAATTGGATGGCAAAATTTCTTCATTAGAAGAATTGTGTAAACAGATGAATAGCGACATCAATTCTTTACAAACACTTGCTGCCGCATTACAAGATAACAACAGTATCACGTCCGTTATTCCTGTAATGCAAGATGAAAAAATTATAGGTTATACAATTTCTTTTGTTAAGGGGGATCCCATTGTTATTCGTCATGGTGAAAAGGGGGAGCAAGGGAGTAAGGGAGATGATGGTGCAACTCCTGTTATTGGTATAAAACAATATACCGATGGTCTATATTATTGGACACTAGGAGAGTCTTGGTTAAGAGACAATGCAGGCAATATGATTAAAGCGGAGGGAAAAAATGGAAAGCCTGGTGAAGAAGGAAAGACTGGTGTCACACCACAGCTTAAGATAGAAGATGGTTATTGGTGGGTGTCTTATGGAGAAGATTCGCAATGGATAAAACTAGACAAAGCCATCGTTGATAATGAAGTTACTGTATTTGAGGAAGTAACACAAGATGATAGATATGTTTATTTCACTCTTAAAGATGGAACGGTTATAACCATTCAGAAATATCAAAAATTATCAATAACCTTTGCGGAAGGTAGTGAACTGATATTTGATATAAATGAAACCAAAGTAATACATTATACGATTAAGAGTGATGAGGATAAGAATGTGATTAAGACGGAAATGTTAAATGATGACAATGGTTATTCGTTGTATACTAATGTAACGAATTCGACTTCCGGAACGATAACAATCACGTCAAATATACCCACCACAAACCAAGTAATAGTAAGTGTGTCCGATGGAGAAGTTACTATAATGACGGCAATTTCACTCAAACGATTGTTCCAAACGGTAAATACAGTAGAAGCCGGAACTTTATGGGATATTCTAAGACGCTATGATTATTATTCCATTACGGCATTAAAAGTTACTGGTCCATTGAATAGTGATGACATCCTTGTACTTAATAGAATGCGTCAATCTCTTGCTATTTTAGATTTAGGAGATACGGACTTGGCAGAGTTACCAGAGGAAGCCTTTTACGGAAAAAGAACTTTGCAATCTGTTATATTGCCAAAGGCATTAAAGAAAATAGGGAAACGTGCATTTATGGATTGCCGTGGATTAAAAGGTAATCTTGTGTTGCCATTGACTATTACCGATATTGGAGATGAAGCATTTAAGAATTGTCGTGGTCTTACGGGAGAGCTGGTTTTACCACCGAACATAACTCATATTAGTTCCGGTGCATTTGAAAATTGTCTTGGTTTTACGAAATTAACGTTGCCACCAGGTGTTACTGTTATCGGAAGTGGCGCATTTCAGGGATGCAATGGATTTACGGGCAATTTAATATTGCCGGCAAGTGTTACTTCGATCGAATCCCAGGCATTTAGCGATTGTAGCAGTTTTACTGGTGATTTGGTAATTCCATCAAATGTTATTTCAATTGGAAATTCGGCATTCTTTTGTTGTGAACATTTGTTTCCTGTCTATTGTAAGGCTCTTGTTCCTCCGACAATTCCCTTCAATGGTACATGCTTTTCAAATACCTCTCAATTATATATACCTTTAAATTGTACTGAAATATATAGTAGTAAAGATGGTTGGAAGGAATTTGGAAGTATTCAGGAATTTAGGTTTTAA